The Archocentrus centrarchus isolate MPI-CPG fArcCen1 chromosome 3, fArcCen1, whole genome shotgun sequence sequence aacatttaaaaatatacatatccCATAACCAGCCAGCTTTATAGAGCACAATAAGCAGCTGTAATAAAGTAAGACAACACATAGATGCAATTAATATGTTGTTAACTGTTAATTTCTGCTATCAGGTCTAGGAATAACTAAATGAAGCACTGACTGAGCCAGGGTGGTaatattgctggtatttatatcaTTTGAGCTTAAATGAGCCAAACTGGCAATTTAGCATCCAGCACGTTTACACCAATAACATTAATGTGTTCCTGCCAATATCTGCAAAGTTACTAGCTGTTTTTATGGCATGTTTTAAATTCATTAACTTACCTGCATTCTGCAGTTTTCATAAACAGCTGTGTCCACAGTCTTAAGTAGATGAAGCTAACCTTGCAAAATGAAGCTTTCCCCTTTCTGTAAGTTTACGTGTCTTATGACTTTTTCTCTTAACTATTGCAGCTGTGATGCAGACCCTTCTGCACTCGCCAAGTACGTTGTTGCGTTGGTGAAGAAGGACAAAAGTGAAAAGGAACTTAAAGCCCTTTGTATAGACCAGTTGGATGTATTTCTTCAGAAAGGCAAttatgaaaactttattttacaaGCCTTGTTACTTTTGTCATGTGgtcctgtgtgtttgtctgttttaattATTACCCCGTGGTCTTTTTTCAGAGACTCAGCCATTTGTGGATAAGCTGTTTGAAGCTGTTAACAACAAAAGCTACCTCCCACAGACTGAGCAACCACTCTCTGCGGTCAAAGTTGAGAAAGAGGAGCAGAAGAAAGATGAGGTTATCTTCTTTCAGTGTCAAGAATATAAGAAACAGCCTCATTTTGGAGATAATTTAGTTTGGTTACATGCAGACTTGCTAAAACTGTATGAGCAATCTCTCTTAATAAGCAACTTTCTTAAAGTTCCTTTTTTTCGTTTATTCAGGCAAATCGTGATGATGAACGAGACAAGAAATTTTCACGGCGAGTAAATCACAGCCCTCCACAATCAAGCTCTCGCTACAGTAGAGATAGCAGGTGTGTGCATTTGCCATTTCcagttttttaaacaatttcaacatgttttttctttttattaattcTTGTGTTATTTTGCTTATATTATCAGGAGAGGAGATGACCGTAAGCGAGACGATCGCTCTAGGAAGAGGGACTATGATCGCAACCTGCCAAGGAGGGACTTGTACCGTGATCGCTACAATCGCAGAAGAGGCCGCAGCCGCAGTTACAGTCGTAGTCGCAGCCGCAGCAGGAGCTGGAGCAAAGACCGTATCCGAGACCGTGACAGAGAAAGggacagggagagagacagagatagagaCAGGGATCGAGATCGCACCAGGAGCCGGTCCCTCAGCAGAACTCGGTCGAGAAGCAGGAGTAGAGGTCAGAACTTGATTAACCCAGGTTTCAAAAGTACCAGACATGTACATGCAAATGTTGGATTACAGCTGACTTTTCTTTTGTACCTAGAACGAGATTCTGGAAAGTTGAAGTATGATCATGACCGAGCGGACAGGTCAGAGAGTGGTGATGGCTATAACCCAGCTGCTCTTGTCTCCACTGCAACCACTTCACACTTCCCTGTGCCAACACTGAGCAGCACTATTACAGTCATTGCCCCCACACATCATCATAGCAACAACACCACAGAGAGCTGGTCAGACTTCCGTCCTGAGCACCCTATGGATCGGGTCCCTTTCAATAGGggccccccccctcagcagaggAATCGATGTCGTGATTATGATGGTAAGGAAAGAtaattctactttttttttttttcatttaatgtttttaggTTGTCTATTTTGTTCTTGGTTGTTGTATGTTTGGTTGTTCTACatagttctgttttcttttccagaAAAGGGCTTCTGCATGCAAGGGGACTTGTGTCCTTATGATCATGGAAGTGATCCAGTTGTAGTGGAGGATGTCAATTTGCCCAGTATGTTGCCCTTCCAACCTCCACCAATTCCAGGTGTGGAGCCGCCACCACCCCCAGGCCTCCCACCGCCACCGCCTCTTATGAACCCGCCACCTGTGAATCTTCGGCCACCCGTTCCCCCTCCAGGTGCCCTTCCACCTAGCCTCCCACCTGTTGCAGGTAGAGATTCAGATAATAATTAAGAAACTTGATTCTGTTTTTCTCTAAGACTTGGATTCAGGGTTTAAAAAGTAGTAGTAATAGGTAGAACAGGTGCAAACCAATTTTTAAGTTTAGGGACATATTTAGGACATATTTAAGTCATCAAATTCCTACAGGtatgcaactaaagattataaTTTGCTAATGCATTGctttctgtgtgttgtgttttattctttaaagTACAAAATGATATATATGTGCAGAAAAAGGCTATTTAAGAGGTTATCTTTTGCTGTATCTGGCACAggcccccctcctcctcttcctccactgCAACCAGCAGGCATGGATGCTCCTCCCAATTCCATCACCAGCTCTGTTCCCACCATTGTCACTTCTGGGATGCGTTCCTCACTTCCACAGCCCTCAGTGCCACGCTTCACTTCTGGTAGTGGCTCTTATGTCTTATGTAGcatgtttaattttatatttataactCGGTTACTGTACCTTGTGCCGCCATTTGCTGAGTTAAATTATCCTATCTGCTAACCAGAGCACTATGACACAGATGTGTACAATCCAGAGGCCCCCAGCATCACCAATACTTCCAGGCAGATCTATCGTCACCGAGTCAATGCCCAGAGACCCAACCTTATTGGTCTCACTATGGGGGAGGTCGACCAGCCGCAGAGAGGTATTTTGAACCATTTGAACTTTGAAAAGATTGTCCTTAGTTATGTATGCATTTAATTTACTGCAATCGTAAGTCTCGCCCCAGAGTTGTAATCTGCAGAGTTGTAATTTGTGAGCCACATGTGTTGGTCTCACAATTAACCTGTCAGTGATTGTTCCATCAGACAAGATTCCCAACAACAGCATGAGAATTGTCATGGAATCTGATTCGAGGAAGAGACCAGCTGCCTCCCATGATGGAGGGCTACCCTCCAAGAAACCTTGGTTTGACAAGtaagaaaccttttttttttctgtagtatGTAACAATAGCACATGTAAAAAGGGGTGTATTTTGCAACCTTTCAATTTGTgaattttctcttctcttctctgctcAGACTCAACTTTAACAAACCCAACCACCAGGGCTGCCACAAAAGGGCTCAGTTCTCTCCTAACGCCAAGCTGCTTGTTCGGCAAATTCCCCCCGAGCTCAACAACATCAGCAAGCTCAATGAGCACTTCAGCAAGTTTGGAACCATCGTCAACCTGCAGGTCAGTTCCCAGATATGGACAGTCCCAGCTTTGATCATTAGTGGTTATTAAAATGTGTAACCACTGTTTAGTGCAATCAGATGCACTGTTCAGTAGGTAGTTGATGTGTGAACAGTGCATATGTGAATCTGGTTTTAAAAGGTTAAGGAGTCACAGGTGGTTTGGATTAAACCTCCATATTTTCTTTTAGAAATTTTGGCCATTTAAGCTATCTGATAAACTGGTAATCAGTGAAATAATTTATAACTGTTGTCTAAAGCTGATGGGTAAAGCTGATGTTTGCAAGTGGCTGAGCTGACTGCAGCTTTGTAACAGCTACCTACACACACTAGATTAATCCTCTGACATAATGAAATCAAATATTTGAAACCGTTAAAGACACTTTGTTAGCATTTCAGCCCTCAGTTGCTATCCCCTTGAGTGGCCGTGGTTTTCAGATTGTAATGATGTGTTGTGCTTTGCCTTTGGTTTTTACAGGTGGCCTACCAGAATAACCCTGAGGGGGCACTGATCCAGTTTTCCTCTCCAGATGAGGCCAAGCGTGCCATGCAAAGCACAGAGGCAGTTCTCAATAACCGTTTTATCAGGGTACACTGGTTCCGTGAGGATGGTAGCGAGGCCCAGGGCCAGTCTAAGTTACAGCAGCAGTCGCAGCCACAGGTAGCCACTGTTAAAGTTAACTGTCTCTCATAACACACTTTTGCAAACTGTCCTTTTTACACAAGCAACACATCCTGGCAGTATTTGCTTTTCc is a genomic window containing:
- the rbm26 gene encoding RNA-binding protein 26 isoform X1; translated protein: MIIENLDALKTWLSETLEPICDADPSALAKYVVALVKKDKSEKELKALCIDQLDVFLQKETQPFVDKLFEAVNNKSYLPQTEQPLSAVKVEKEEQKKDEANRDDERDKKFSRRVNHSPPQSSSRYSRDSRRGDDRKRDDRSRKRDYDRNLPRRDLYRDRYNRRRGRSRSYSRSRSRSRSWSKDRIRDRDRERDRERDRDRDRDRDRTRSRSLSRTRSRSRSRERDSGKLKYDHDRADRSESGDGYNPAALVSTATTSHFPVPTLSSTITVIAPTHHHSNNTTESWSDFRPEHPMDRVPFNRGPPPQQRNRCRDYDEKGFCMQGDLCPYDHGSDPVVVEDVNLPSMLPFQPPPIPGVEPPPPPGLPPPPPLMNPPPVNLRPPVPPPGALPPSLPPVAGPPPPLPPLQPAGMDAPPNSITSSVPTIVTSGMRSSLPQPSVPRFTSEHYDTDVYNPEAPSITNTSRQIYRHRVNAQRPNLIGLTMGEVDQPQRDKIPNNSMRIVMESDSRKRPAASHDGGLPSKKPWFDKLNFNKPNHQGCHKRAQFSPNAKLLVRQIPPELNNISKLNEHFSKFGTIVNLQVAYQNNPEGALIQFSSPDEAKRAMQSTEAVLNNRFIRVHWFREDGSEAQGQSKLQQQSQPQQPPATSLKQSVKDRLGPMLPTNSEPSQVSSAASQNPTKLSVKDRLGFSAKPAAPVEKFQVFSTSTGLTKTVYNPAVLKMAQRTSEEALKKKQEALKLQQDVRKKKQEILEKHIETQKLLISKLEKNKSMKAEDKAKIMETLDMLTKNITKLQEEIKLISSSSNPLRTAKSKAQAQKELLDAELDLYKKTQAGEDTALLKIKYTQLQIEAAKRGLLSPGRGRGAHPRGRGAVRARGRGSRGRGRGVPLHAVVDHRPRALKISGFTETDRIDLLPHFAQFGEIEDCQIDEGNLSAVINYKTRAEAEQAALHGVKFNNQTLRLAWHKPITTLTTADADEAEPEEDEYPEESLSDDALLQDDDEEDDDNEPRPWRR
- the rbm26 gene encoding RNA-binding protein 26 isoform X2, with the protein product MIIENLDALKTWLSETLEPICDADPSALAKYVVALVKKDKSEKELKALCIDQLDVFLQKETQPFVDKLFEAVNNKSYLPQTEQPLSAVKVEKEEQKKDEANRDDERDKKFSRRVNHSPPQSSSRYSRDSRRGDDRKRDDRSRKRDYDRNLPRRDLYRDRYNRRRGRSRSYSRSRSRSRSWSKDRIRDRDRERDRERDRDRDRDRDRTRSRSLSRTRSRSRSRERDSGKLKYDHDRADRSESGDGYNPAALVSTATTSHFPVPTLSSTITVIAPTHHHSNNTTESWSDFRPEHPMDRVPFNRGPPPQQRNRCRDYDEKGFCMQGDLCPYDHGSDPVVVEDVNLPSMLPFQPPPIPGVEPPPPPGLPPPPPLMNPPPVNLRPPVPPPGALPPSLPPVAGPPPPLPPLQPAGMDAPPNSITSSVPTIVTSGMRSSLPQPSVPRFTSEHYDTDVYNPEAPSITNTSRQIYRHRVNAQRPNLIGLTMGEVDQPQRDKIPNNSMRIVMESDSRKRPAASHDGGLPSKKPWFDKLNFNKPNHQGCHKRAQFSPNAKLLVRQIPPELNNISKLNEHFSKFGTIVNLQVAYQNNPEGALIQFSSPDEAKRAMQSTEAVLNNRFIRVHWFREDGSEAQGQSKLQQQSQPQPPATSLKQSVKDRLGPMLPTNSEPSQVSSAASQNPTKLSVKDRLGFSAKPAAPVEKFQVFSTSTGLTKTVYNPAVLKMAQRTSEEALKKKQEALKLQQDVRKKKQEILEKHIETQKLLISKLEKNKSMKAEDKAKIMETLDMLTKNITKLQEEIKLISSSSNPLRTAKSKAQAQKELLDAELDLYKKTQAGEDTALLKIKYTQLQIEAAKRGLLSPGRGRGAHPRGRGAVRARGRGSRGRGRGVPLHAVVDHRPRALKISGFTETDRIDLLPHFAQFGEIEDCQIDEGNLSAVINYKTRAEAEQAALHGVKFNNQTLRLAWHKPITTLTTADADEAEPEEDEYPEESLSDDALLQDDDEEDDDNEPRPWRR